One region of Leucoraja erinacea ecotype New England chromosome 10, Leri_hhj_1, whole genome shotgun sequence genomic DNA includes:
- the LOC129701153 gene encoding P-selectin-like, with protein MFRLLTLTVVIYEILLFGGVQGWVYHHHDITMVWENARNYCKEHYTDMVAIQNMEENDYLMEYLPKGYAQVWIGLRMINNSWTWIGTNRKLENVAMNWAPGEPSNGKNNEDCVGMYIQAAANSGKWSDEPCMDMKRPLCFQASCTPDSCNGHGECVERIGEFTCACNEGFSGVRCEKVLPCLILEARDPVIMNCSHPYKNFSYNSMCDFSCAEGFLLQGERRVQCTASAEWTKDIPKCEAVGCRRLEFSRKDSMKCSGPNGQFRYNATCTFGCREGYALRGSESLQCLASGQWTGPVVRCTVQQCETLVIPEHGNMSCIHPIAKFKYNSTCDFSCSEGFALNGLSRLQCKDLEQWSAQPPTCEAVKCSELTAPPNLIMDCSGPFRPFSYSSICDFSCKDGFNLQGSDRLQCDVSGQWTSKIPICKAVQCMPLNIPHRGNMNCQHMYGNNSYNATCVFSCTEGFVLHGSNDLQCQASRQWTAEVPSCEATNCTTLVNPEQGTVNCSHPFGNFRYNATCDVICEKGFIVNGSGTVQCGASGQWTPQIPSCKAMKCDMLRSPERGSYNCTDPIDDFSYNSSCDFSCAEGFTLMGSDRLECGASGQWTAPPPTCSVITCQTITQPEQGMINCTHPIGNFSYSSTCSFGCAKGFVLQGSDVLKCESSGQWTADTPSCKAVTCQTLTHAAKGAMNCSHPFGNFSYSSTCDFSCMEGFALNGSERLQCQDNGQWTAQTPNCEVIICEKLVQPEQGTINCSHPIGFFSYSSTCEFSCADGFLLNGSDWLRCQATGQWSAQNPVCKAIKCQDLINLEQVSMNCSNPIEEFSYNSTCYFSCIDGFILNGSNRLQCQANGQWTAQIPNCEAINCRKLTEPVKGVMNCSHPIRDFSYRSTCDFSCSKGFILNGTDQLQCLATGQWTAPSPNCKAINCPTLVNLDQGSMNCSHPIDEFSYNATCDFSCSDGFILRGSNRLQCRANGQWTAEMPTCKAINCSMLTEPVKGVMNCSHPIRDFSYRSTCDFSCSKGFILNGTDQLQCQATGQWTAPSPNCEAINCPALVNLDQGSVNCSHPIDEFSYNATCDFSCSDGFILRGSNRLQCRANGQWTAEMPICKAVNCSMLTEPVKGVMNCSHPIRDFSYRSTCDFSCSKGFILNGTDQLQCQATGQWTAPSPNCKAINCSALVNLDQGSMNCSHPIDEFSYNSTCDFSCSDGFILRGSNRLQCRANGQWTAEMPICKAINCSMLTEPVKGVMNCSHPIRDFSYRSTCDFSCSKGFILNGTDQLQCQATGQWTAPSPNCKAINCSALVNLDQGSMNCSHPIDEFSYNATCDFSCSDGFILRGSNRLQCRANGQWTAEMPTCKGNKENHTKYLYTK; from the exons AAATTCTGCTGTTCGGAGGCGTGCAAGGTTGGGTCTACCATCACCACGATATTACCATGGTGTGGGAAAATGCTAGGAACTACTGTAAAGAACATTACACTGACATGGTGGCAATACAGAATATGGAAGAAAATGATTACCTGATGGAATATTTGCCAAAGGGATACGCACAAGTCTGGATTGGTTTGAGGATGATAAACAACAGCTGGACCTGGATTGGAACGAACCGGAAACTGGAGAATGTGGCTATGAACTGGGCTCCTGGAGAGCCAAGCAATGGAAAGAATAATGAAGACTGTGTGGGGATGTATATCCAGGCGGCAGCAAATTCAGGAAAGTGGAGCGATGAACCTTGCATGGATATGAAAAGACCACTGTGTTTCCAAG CTTCATGCACTCCAGACTCTTGCAATGGtcatggtgaatgtgtggaaagaATTGGTGAATTTACATGTGCTTGTAACGAAGGATTCTCTGGAGTTCGATGTGAAAAAG TTCTTCCGTGCCTCATACTGGAGGCTCGTGATCCAGTCATTATGAACTGTTCTCATCCTTACAAGAATTTCAGCTACAACTCTATGTGTGACTTTAGCTGTGCAGAAGGATTTCTGTTACAAGGAGAAAGAAGGGTGCAATGCACAGCTTCTGCAGAGTGGACTAAAGACATACCTAAGTGCGAAG CTGTCGGTTGCAGAAGATTGGAGTTTTCTCGAAAGGATTCCATGAAATGCTCTGGTCCAAATGGACAATTCAGATACAATGCAACCTGCACCTTTGGCTGTAGAGAAGGATATGCGCTGAGAGGATCAGAGAGCCTCCAATGTTTAGCGTCTGGACAATGGACAGGGCCTGTCGTCCGTTGCACAG TCCAACAATGTGAAACCTTGGTAATTCCTGAGCACGGCAACATGAGTTGCATTCATCCCATTGCAAAGTTCAAATACAACTCAACGTGTGACTTTAGCTGCTCTGAAGGATTTGCATTAAATGGACTGAGCAGGCTCCAGTGTAAGGATCTTGAACAGTGGTCAGCACAACCTCCGACATGTGAAG CGGTGAAATGCAGTGAACTTACGGCCCCGCCTAATCTCATCATGGACTGTTCTGGCCCTTTTAGACCTTTTAGTTACAGCTCAATATGTGACTTCTCCTGcaaggatggatttaacttgcaGGGGTCAGACAGACTCCAGTGTGACGTTTCTGGGCAATGGACATCAAAGATACCCATCTGTAAAG CTGTTCAGTGTATGCCACTGAATATTCCTCATCGGGGTAACATGAACTGCCAACATATGTACGGCAACAACAGTTACAATGCAACATGCGTCTTCAGCTGCACTGAGGGATTTGTACTACACGGGTCCAACGATCTTCAATGCCAAGCATCCAGGCAATGGACAGCAGAGGTTCCTAGTTGTGAAG CTACAAATTGCACAACACTGGTGAATCCTGAGCAAGGGACTGTAAACTGCTCCCATCCTTTTGGAAACTTCCGTTACAATGCAACATGCGACGTCATCTGTGAAAAGGGGTTTATAGTAAATGGATCAGGCACCGTTCAGTGTGGAGCCTCTGGACAATGGACACCACAAATACCCTCCTGTAAAG CCATGAAATGTGACATGCTGAGGAGTCCAGAGAGAGGAAGCTACAACTGCACCGATCCCATCGATGACTTCAGTTACAACTCATCCTGTGATTTTAGCTGTGCTGAGGGTTTTACTTTAATGGGATCGGACAGACTTGAATGTGGAGCTTCTGGACAATGGACAGCACCACCACCAACATGTTCAG TTATAACCTGCCAGACAATAACACAGCCAGAACAAGGGATGATAAACTGCACCCATCCCATTGGAAACTTCAGTTATAGCTCAACATGCAGCTTTGGCTGTGCAAAAGGGTTTGTACTGCAGGGATCAGATGTGCTTAAGTGTGAATCCAGTGGACAATGGACAGCAGATACTCCCAGCTGTAAAG CTGTAACTTGTCAGACACTGACACACGCTGCAAAAGGAGCAATGAACTGCTCGCATCCTTTTGGAAACTTCAGTTATAGCTCAACGTGTGACTTTAGCTGTATGGAAGGCTTTGCATTGAACGGGTCAGAACGGCTCCAGTGTCAAGATAATGGGCAATGGACTGCACAAACCCCCAACTGTGAAG ttATTATCTGTGAGAAACTGGTGCAACCTGAACAAGGAACAATAAACTGTTCCCATCCCATTGGATTCTTTAGTTACAGCTCAACATGTGAGTTCAGCTGTGCAGATGGGTTTCTACTGAATGGGTCAGATTGGTTACGTTGTCAAGCcactgggcagtggtcagcacaaaACCCCGTTTGCAAAG CCATAAAATGTCAAGATCTAATAAACCTTGAACAAGTGTCAATGAACTGCTCCAATCCCATTGAAGAATTCAGTTACAACTCAACGTGTTACTTTAGTTGTATTGATGGTTTTATACTAAATGGGTCAAATAGACTCCAGTGTCAAGCTAATGGACAGTGGACAGCACAGATTCCCAACTGTGAAG CTATAAACTGTCGCAAGTTGACAGAGCCAGTAAAAGGGGTAATGAACTGCTCCCATCCAATTAGAGACTTCAGTTATAGATCAACATGTGACTTTAGCTGCTCTAAAGGGTTTATACTGAATGGGACAGACCAGCTCCAGTGTCTAGCCACTGGCCAATGGACAGCACCAAGCCCCAACTGTAAAG CTATAAATTGTCCAACACTCGTAAACCTTGACCAAGGCTCAATGAATTGTTCCCATCCCATTGACGAATTCAGTTACAACGCAACATGTGACTTTAGCTGCTCTGATGGGTTTATACTGAGAGGGTCAAACAGACTTCAGTGTCGAGCCAATGGACAGTGGACAGCAGAGATGCCCACCTGTAAAG CTATAAACTGCAGTATGTTGACAGAGCCAGTAAAAGGGGTAATGAACTGCTCCCATCCAATTAGAGACTTCAGTTATAGATCAACATGTGACTTTAGCTGCTCTAAAGGGTTTATACTGAATGGGACAGACCAGCTCCAGTGTCAAGCCACTGGCCAATGGACAGCACCAAGCCCCAACTGTGAAG CCATTAATTGTCCAGCACTCGTAAACCTTGACCAAGGCTCAGTGAACTGTTCCCATCCCATTGACGAATTCAGTTACAACGCAACATGTGACTTTAGCTGCTCTGATGGGTTTATACTGAGAGGGTCAAACAGACTTCAGTGTCGAGCCAATGGACAGTGGACGGCAGAGATGCCCATCTGTAAAG CTGTAAACTGCAGTATGTTGACAGAGCCAGTAAAAGGGGTAATGAACTGCTCCCATCCAATTAGAGACTTCAGTTATAGATCAACATGTGACTTTAGCTGCTCTAAAGGGTTTATACTGAATGGGACAGACCAGCTCCAGTGTCAAGCCACTGGCCAATGGACAGCACCAAGCCCCAACTGTAAAG CCATAAATTGTTCAGCACTCGTAAACCTTGACCAAGGCTCAATGAACTGTTCCCATCCCATTGACGAATTCAGTTACAACTCAACATGTGACTTTAGCTGCTCTGATGGGTTTATACTGAGAGGGTCAAACAGACTTCAGTGTCGAGCCAATGGACAGTGGACAGCAGAGATGCCCATCTGTAAAG CTATAAACTGCAGTATGTTGACAGAGCCAGTAAAAGGGGTAATGAACTGCTCCCATCCAATTAGAGACTTCAGTTATAGATCAACATGTGACTTTAGCTGCTCTAAAGGGTTTATACTGAATGGGACAGACCAGCTCCAGTGTCAAGCCACTGGCCAATGGACAGCACCAAGCCCCAACTGTAAAG CCATAAATTGTTCAGCACTCGTAAACCTTGACCAAGGCTCAATGAACTGTTCCCATCCCATTGACGAATTCAGTTACAACGCAACATGTGACTTTAGCTGCTCTGATGGGTTTATACTGAGAGGGTCAAACAGACTTCAGTGTCGAGCCAATGGACAGTGGACAGCAGAGATGCCCACCTGTAAAGGTAATAAGGAGAATCACACAAAATATCTTTATACAAAATAG